DNA from Piliocolobus tephrosceles isolate RC106 unplaced genomic scaffold, ASM277652v3 unscaffolded_26187, whole genome shotgun sequence:
GTGTCCCCTCCTGTACCACCCGGCCCTCCCTTCACCCTCTCTACCCCACCCTCCCAGCCTGCAATGTGACTATCCACAACCGCTGTAAAGACACCCTCGCCAACTGTACCAAGGTCAAGCAGAAGGTGAGACGGCAGGGAGGGCAGAGGGCTGGGGGAGAGGGTAGTGAGTGTGTGGTACCCTCATGCCTTTTCCATTCATTCCCTACCCTGTGTTTCTCACCACCCCCCTTCCTCACCAAGGGGCAGCCCAGACCCTCAACCCCAGGCCTCGGGCCCCAAGTAGGCTGGGCCTGTTGCTACAGACATGTCCCTGCAGCACTGGGCTCAACCACCCTGATCCCCTTAACTACAGTGCCAGCTTTCTCCTAAGGGGGCCGGCCACCTAGCTCCTGCCCCATGCCTCTTTGGGTGATCCTTGGGTGATAGCCATTCTTGgtgtctctctcctgctctctgtCTCACAGCAACAGAAAGCAGCCCTGCTGAAGAACAACACTGCCTTGCAGTCCGTCTCTCTTCGAAGTAAGAGTGAGTAGTTGGGGAGTGGAGGAGGTCCCCTAAGACCCTGGACCCCAGGCTGCTCAACCCATGGACTCTGCTGCCCCACTAAGGTTGTTCCCAGGCACAGCGCCTTCCTCTTCTCAATTGGAAGCAGATAGTGGGGGCCTAAGGGATGGTTCAGACTCTTGGACTTAGGGGCAGGAGGGAGAGTCCAAATGGGCATTGAGGGCTGGGGATGGGTGGTCGCCTGAGCCTGGCCACAGCCTGTATTTTATCAGTTATTTACACTGCATTTTGGGAGTGTTGGTAGCAGCTGTCAAGTGTCAATTCAGACAGCTCTGATGTAACAGAAAGAGCATGGCCCTTAGGTATAAAGAGCAGAGCCTCAGTCCCTACCTAGCCATTCCCCAAGTCACCCAGGACAAGTCTTTTTGCCTTTCTGAGCTCCTGTTTGTTCATAGGCTTATGTCAGGGAGGAGATAAGTAAGAAAAAGCTCTTTGTGAACATTAGCGTGTTACACAAATGTAAGGTGGCATTCTTATTATCATCTTTCTTGACtagagggggctgaggtggagtGAGAGGATGCCTCATGCCTCATTGAGGAGCCTGGGAGGCCTCAATCCTGGAAAGCACCAGAGTCTGATGTTTGCCTGCTGGGCATCTCTCCCCCACAGCAACCATCCGGGAGCGGCCAAGCTCGGCCATCTACCCCTCCGACAGCTTCCGGCAGTCCCTCCTAGGCTCCCGCCGTGGCCGCTCCTCCTTGTCTTTAGCCAAGAGTGTTTCCACCACCAACATTGCTGGGTGAGCCTCTGTTTGGGGAAAGGGGCAGCGAGACAGTGTGGCAGTGGAGACCAAGGGCGTGCCGAGAGGTCCCTTTCCATCCCTGAGTTCAGAACTGTAGATAGACAAATAAGGAGAACTCAGGGGGGCTGCCTCTTGGATCCTGGCTTTCGTTCCCTACCTGGGAAGGGGTCTCTTGCCCGACTGGGGGTGATGCAGACAGCCTCCACTTTCTTCAGACATTTCAATGATGAGTCTCCCCTGGGGCTGCGCCGGATCCTCTCACAGTCCACAGACTCCCTCAACATGCGGAACCGAACCCTATCAGTGGAATCCCTCATTGATGAAGGTGAGCAGGCCTGGGCCCAGGGGAGCCCTGAGGAAGATGAAGAGGGGCTGGGGATGAGGGACTGGTAGGAGTAGCCTGGAAGGGCAAGGAGGGAAGGGATCTAGAGAAGGGCCAGGGACCCAGGGAAGGGAACTCAAGACCTCTGAGTTGCTTGCCCTGCAAATGTCCAGCAGAGGTAATCTACAATGAGCTGATGAGTGACTTTGAGATGGATGAGAAGGACTTTGCAGCTGACTCCTGGAGCCTTGCTGTGGACAGCAGCTTCCTGCAGCAGCATAAAAAGGAGGTGATGAAGCAGCAGGATGTCATCtatggtgagccaagaccacCCTAGTCTTCCTCTTCCTTCACCAGGTCCTGTTTACGTCcttcttgggttttttttgtttttttgttttttttttttgagatagagtctcactctctcaaccaggctgaagtgcagtggcatgatctcggctcactgcaacctccacctcccaggttcaagcgattctcattacaggtgtctgccaccatgccagctaatttttgcatttttagtagagacaggggtttcatcatgttagccctgctggtctcaaactcctgacttcaggtgatccgcccgcctcagcttcccaaagtgctgggattacagatgtgagccaccgcacttggctgtGTCCTTCTTTCCACCAGCCCCTACCTCTCAAAACCCTTTCCCTTATATCCTCTTGGCCTACAAGACCCTGCCTGGTATGCCACAGGTTGCCCACTAGGTCCCCATCTCTTGATGCTGTTGGTCTCCAACGCCCTCTCTCTATCCCTTCTTTATCTCAATCTTCAGTCTTTACTCTGTGATTATTCCATGCTTAACACCGTGCTGGAGACTGTGGGAAGCCTCGACATGTAGAAGACATATGGTTCTTACCCTAAAATAGCTCACAGCTTGAGATGA
Protein-coding regions in this window:
- the LOC111543774 gene encoding rho guanine nucleotide exchange factor 2 isoform X1, which produces MKEAKDARYTNGHLFTTISVSGMTMCYACNKSITAKEALICPTCNVTIHNRCKDTLANCTKVKQKQQKAALLKNNTALQSVSLRSKTTIRERPSSAIYPSDSFRQSLLGSRRGRSSLSLAKSVSTTNIAGHFNDESPLGLRRILSQSTDSLNMRNRTLSVESLIDEAEVIYNELMSDFEMDEKDFAADSWSLAVDSSFLQQHKKEVMKQQDVIYGEPRPP
- the LOC111543774 gene encoding rho guanine nucleotide exchange factor 2 isoform X2, with product MKEAKDARYTNGHLFTTISVSGMTMCYACNKSITAKEALICPTCNVTIHNRCKDTLANCTKVKQKQQKAALLKNNTALQSVSLRSKTTIRERPSSAIYPSDSFRQSLLGSRRGRSSLSLAKSVSTTNIAGHFNDESPLGLRRILSQSTDSLNMRNRTLSVESLIDEEVIYNELMSDFEMDEKDFAADSWSLAVDSSFLQQHKKEVMKQQDVIYGEPRPP